One Planctomycetaceae bacterium DNA window includes the following coding sequences:
- a CDS encoding four helix bundle protein produces the protein MNSEQGIVTSGDSGAVKREGPVRSYRDLLVWQKGIDLVSECYKLSGRFPRDERFGLTNQLRRAAVSVPANIAEVQGRGSPKAFLQFLWIANGSLTEVETHLAIAARLGFVSADDCTVPLALAEEVGRMLTGLRRSLDKTV, from the coding sequence GTGAATAGTGAACAGGGAATAGTAACTAGCGGCGACAGCGGAGCGGTCAAACGCGAAGGGCCTGTTCGCAGTTATCGTGACTTGTTGGTATGGCAGAAAGGGATTGATCTGGTTTCCGAGTGTTACAAATTGTCAGGGCGTTTTCCCAGGGATGAACGATTCGGGTTGACGAATCAGTTGCGTCGTGCGGCCGTTTCAGTGCCCGCAAATATCGCCGAGGTACAGGGACGAGGTTCACCAAAAGCATTTCTTCAGTTTTTGTGGATTGCAAACGGTTCGCTGACCGAAGTCGAAACTCACCTCGCAATCGCTGCCCGTTTGGGATTTGTGTCCGCGGACGACTGCACCGTCCCGCTGGCCCTCGCAGAAGAAGTTGGGCGCATGTTGACCGGACTGCGCCGGTCACTCGACAAAACGGTGTGA
- a CDS encoding DinB family protein produces MSLQPSESLDADLMAAFADGCTMLRSAISGLSDEQLDLVPIPGKWSIRQVVCHLTDFEIISAARIQRIIAEENPTLFDADPDTFASRLAYGRRDVQDDLATIDALRRHMLRMIRCCELEDFQRTCVHSVDGPMTLEAIVERTARHIPHHVRFIEEKIAAMQ; encoded by the coding sequence ATGTCCCTGCAGCCATCCGAATCGCTGGACGCCGACTTGATGGCAGCGTTCGCCGACGGCTGCACGATGCTCAGGAGCGCCATATCAGGTCTGAGCGACGAGCAGTTGGACCTGGTTCCGATTCCGGGAAAATGGTCCATTCGGCAGGTCGTCTGCCATTTGACGGACTTCGAGATCATCAGCGCGGCACGGATTCAGCGGATCATCGCTGAAGAGAATCCCACACTGTTCGACGCCGATCCCGATACATTCGCTTCGCGGCTTGCTTACGGTCGTCGCGATGTCCAGGACGATCTTGCGACGATTGATGCCCTTCGCCGCCATATGCTGCGAATGATTCGCTGCTGCGAACTCGAAGATTTTCAGCGAACCTGCGTCCATTCCGTCGACGGTCCCATGACTCTGGAAGCCATCGTGGAACGTACGGCAAGGCACATTCCGCACCACGTTCGGTTTATCGAGGAAAAGATCGCCGCGATGCAATGA
- a CDS encoding aldehyde dehydrogenase family protein → MIEIPIVRWGKPYESMEKMDVVHFETGETLAQVHQANGGIIKMDMRKAKAARDVLRQFTIEQLIEMCAKAADLYESATLPLGNGEQSPDDFCTMQSATTGLPEHMCRFNMTKNAFVLKNMDKILDSLTRGLPLEIFSRGYGMEDRGVMVSYQANCNAAGWVLPSNSPGVHTLWLPVIPLQIGLVLKPGPAEPWTPYRMYEAFAQAGIPREAFCLYPGDASKGAELGGAVLETCERSVIFGGLATVEQYQGNPRVSAHGPGFSKILLGEDKCDDWEKYLDLMADSVYVNSGRSCISCSGIWTPRHGAEIADALARRLGPIVPKPMDDPESGLAAFTMPGAAEAMSNQIDDGCKSAAVTEVTAKYRGGDRLVKNERCDFLRPTVLHVTSPDDPMANTEFMFPFVSVVDCPQNQMLKKIGYTLVGSCLTEDEQFSRDLIDATNIDRLNIGEVKTIQLNWLQPHEGNIIDFLFRNRAFQNSPPPAH, encoded by the coding sequence ATGATTGAAATTCCAATTGTCCGCTGGGGCAAGCCTTACGAATCCATGGAAAAGATGGATGTCGTTCACTTCGAAACCGGTGAAACGCTGGCGCAGGTCCATCAGGCCAACGGCGGCATCATCAAGATGGACATGCGGAAGGCGAAGGCCGCGCGTGACGTGCTGCGTCAGTTCACCATCGAACAACTGATCGAAATGTGCGCGAAGGCTGCCGATCTTTATGAAAGCGCCACACTGCCGCTGGGCAACGGCGAACAGAGTCCTGACGACTTCTGCACGATGCAGTCCGCAACCACCGGCCTTCCCGAACACATGTGCCGGTTCAACATGACCAAGAATGCGTTCGTGTTAAAGAACATGGACAAGATTCTGGATTCGCTGACGCGCGGACTGCCGCTGGAAATTTTCAGCCGCGGCTACGGGATGGAGGATCGCGGCGTGATGGTCAGTTATCAGGCCAACTGCAACGCCGCTGGCTGGGTGCTGCCGTCCAACAGTCCGGGTGTCCACACGCTGTGGCTGCCGGTGATCCCGCTGCAGATCGGGCTCGTGCTGAAACCCGGTCCGGCCGAACCGTGGACGCCGTATCGCATGTACGAAGCGTTTGCTCAGGCCGGCATCCCGCGCGAAGCGTTCTGCCTGTACCCCGGCGATGCGTCAAAAGGCGCGGAACTCGGCGGAGCGGTTCTGGAAACGTGCGAGCGGTCCGTCATCTTCGGCGGCCTGGCCACAGTCGAACAGTACCAGGGCAACCCGCGAGTTTCGGCTCACGGTCCCGGGTTTTCGAAAATCCTGCTCGGCGAAGACAAGTGCGACGACTGGGAAAAGTATCTCGACCTGATGGCCGACAGTGTCTACGTCAACAGCGGACGAAGCTGCATCAGTTGTTCGGGCATCTGGACACCTCGTCACGGAGCGGAAATTGCCGACGCGCTGGCTCGCCGGCTGGGCCCGATTGTCCCAAAACCGATGGACGATCCCGAATCCGGTCTCGCCGCGTTCACAATGCCCGGCGCGGCGGAAGCCATGAGCAACCAGATTGACGATGGCTGCAAGTCGGCAGCCGTCACCGAAGTCACAGCGAAATATCGCGGCGGCGACCGACTGGTGAAGAACGAACGATGCGACTTCCTGCGTCCGACGGTACTGCACGTCACCAGCCCCGATGATCCCATGGCCAATACGGAATTCATGTTTCCGTTCGTTTCGGTTGTTGACTGCCCGCAGAATCAGATGCTGAAGAAGATCGGATATACGCTGGTGGGGTCCTGTTTGACGGAAGACGAACAGTTTTCTCGCGACCTGATCGATGCGACAAACATCGACCGCCTGAACATCGGCGAAGTCAAAACCATTCAGCTCAACTGGCTGCAACCTCACGAAGGCAACATCATCGACTTCCTGTTCCGCAATCGGGCATTCCAGAACAGTCCTCCGCCGGCGCACTAA
- a CDS encoding sulfatase gives MSAHRICRVAISLVAIAALSFIGETSQTQAAPPTESQTATSRPNIVMIISDDQAFTDYGFMGHPTIQTPHLDRLAARSAVFRRGYVPVALCRPSLATLITGLYPHQHGITGNDPAPDEALSADEYSQRRARLIAKLDRFDTVPELLAKKGYLSFQSGKWWEGSFQRGGFTHGMTRGFPQQGGRHGDDGLTIGRSGLKPVIDFMDSATNAGEPFFLWYAPFLPHQPHNPPERILKKYRNPELAEELSKYYAMCEWFDETCGQLIDYLQQRGISDNTLIVYVTDNGWIQRTATTDVPADWKPGFAPKSKQSPYEGGTRTPVMLCWPKVIEPSERDEVVSSIDLVPTMLAAAKADIPKELPGINLLPVLNGQPLNRDVIFGESFAHDIADIDNPQASLLYRWAISDRWKLLLTYDGKVTRYAAVHPRTERGPQLFDLLADPHETTNLAAQHPDIVSRLAGRIDEWWKVTERHVETSVP, from the coding sequence GTGTCTGCACATCGAATCTGCCGTGTCGCCATTTCACTTGTTGCCATCGCGGCACTTTCATTCATCGGGGAGACATCTCAAACGCAGGCAGCGCCGCCGACGGAGTCGCAGACAGCCACGTCGCGTCCCAACATCGTGATGATCATCAGCGACGACCAGGCATTCACCGACTATGGATTCATGGGTCATCCGACGATTCAAACGCCGCACCTGGATCGTCTGGCGGCTCGAAGTGCCGTCTTCCGGCGCGGGTATGTGCCGGTGGCGTTGTGTCGCCCGTCGCTGGCGACTTTGATTACCGGACTGTATCCGCATCAGCATGGAATCACCGGCAACGACCCGGCACCCGATGAAGCGCTTTCAGCCGACGAATATTCACAGCGTCGAGCCCGGCTGATCGCGAAGCTTGATCGTTTCGACACCGTTCCCGAGTTGCTTGCGAAGAAGGGCTATTTGAGCTTTCAAAGCGGCAAATGGTGGGAAGGCAGCTTTCAGCGCGGCGGATTCACTCACGGAATGACTCGCGGATTTCCTCAACAGGGCGGCCGTCACGGCGACGATGGCCTGACGATCGGCCGCAGCGGACTGAAGCCGGTCATCGATTTCATGGACAGCGCGACGAATGCCGGAGAACCGTTCTTTCTGTGGTACGCGCCGTTCCTGCCCCACCAGCCTCACAATCCGCCGGAGCGAATCCTGAAGAAGTACCGCAACCCGGAACTCGCCGAAGAGCTTTCCAAATACTATGCCATGTGCGAATGGTTCGACGAGACTTGCGGGCAGTTGATCGATTATCTGCAGCAGCGGGGAATCTCCGACAACACGCTGATTGTGTACGTCACGGATAACGGCTGGATCCAGCGCACCGCGACGACAGACGTGCCGGCTGACTGGAAGCCCGGCTTCGCTCCGAAGTCAAAACAGTCGCCGTATGAAGGGGGAACGCGGACTCCCGTCATGCTTTGCTGGCCGAAGGTGATTGAACCGTCGGAACGTGACGAAGTCGTCAGCAGCATCGACCTGGTTCCCACGATGCTGGCCGCTGCGAAAGCCGACATTCCGAAGGAGCTGCCGGGAATCAATCTGTTGCCGGTCCTGAACGGACAGCCGCTGAATCGCGACGTCATCTTTGGAGAAAGCTTCGCTCACGACATTGCCGACATCGACAATCCTCAGGCGTCGCTGCTGTATCGCTGGGCGATTTCGGACCGCTGGAAGCTGCTGTTGACGTACGACGGCAAAGTCACCCGCTACGCCGCCGTCCATCCTCGTACCGAGCGCGGACCGCAGTTATTCGACCTGCTGGCCGATCCGCACGAGACCACGAATCTGGCGGCACAACATCCGGACATCGTCAGCCGCCTGGCAGGCCGCATTGACGAATGGTGGAAGGTGACTGAGCGTCACGTCGAAACGTCGGTTCCGTGA
- a CDS encoding alpha/beta hydrolase produces the protein MRVLLRVLLIAYLLVVVLLAFLQRRLMYFPATADRLPVAAFGGLKTLYPAAEDVRIRCDDAVEIGGWLLTKEPVDHAADPAGRPLVLFFHGNAGNRAGRQFWYQLLSDCGVDILAIDYHGYGESQGTPTQAALYSDADATWSYAVDTLRYKPSQILVMGVSLGSAPAVHLASARSAAGKPPAGLVTVAAFSSMVNVAASHYPWLPVRAVLADRYPSDEKIKLVTCPLLQFHGDRDTVVDQKFGKQLFAAAPDASRSKVPKRWIELRRTGHNDLIANSGRTIQAELADFVLRVTAR, from the coding sequence ATGAGGGTATTGTTGCGGGTTCTGTTGATCGCCTATCTGCTGGTTGTGGTCTTGCTGGCATTTCTTCAAAGGAGACTGATGTATTTTCCGGCAACGGCGGATCGCCTGCCGGTTGCGGCGTTCGGCGGGTTGAAGACACTGTATCCGGCTGCTGAGGATGTTCGCATTCGCTGTGATGACGCGGTGGAAATCGGCGGCTGGCTGCTGACGAAGGAACCCGTCGACCACGCCGCTGATCCGGCCGGGAGACCGTTGGTGCTGTTCTTTCACGGAAACGCGGGAAACCGCGCCGGTCGGCAGTTCTGGTATCAGCTTCTGTCGGACTGCGGTGTCGATATTCTGGCAATCGACTACCACGGCTATGGCGAGTCTCAGGGCACGCCGACGCAGGCTGCTTTGTATTCGGACGCCGATGCGACGTGGAGCTATGCCGTTGACACGCTTCGCTACAAGCCGTCGCAGATTCTGGTGATGGGGGTCTCCCTGGGAAGCGCGCCTGCCGTGCATCTGGCTTCGGCCCGATCCGCGGCCGGGAAGCCGCCTGCCGGACTTGTCACGGTCGCGGCATTCAGTTCCATGGTGAACGTTGCCGCAAGTCATTATCCCTGGCTTCCCGTCCGAGCCGTCCTGGCGGACCGTTATCCCTCGGACGAGAAGATCAAACTTGTCACATGTCCGCTGTTGCAGTTTCATGGCGACCGCGACACAGTTGTCGACCAGAAATTCGGGAAGCAGTTGTTCGCGGCCGCTCCGGATGCCTCACGGTCGAAAGTCCCGAAACGCTGGATCGAACTGCGGCGGACGGGGCACAATGATCTGATCGCCAACAGCGGTCGCACGATACAAGCGGAACTCGCGGACTTTGTGCTTCGAGTCACCGCCAGATAA
- a CDS encoding redoxin domain-containing protein: MRLTHHARTFVTVAMALIAMPSLSSAQLPTAEQILNQFRPVHPDVEYDTPDKAEFSKCRVAVERDNGKAGFVVYGPAGEVLRRFTDTNADNKADLFRYYRMGLEVYRDIDSNSNEKPDQHRWMNWGGTRWGIDRNEDGKVDQWRILSAQEAARVAVEAMIQADPELLSTVLVNSEDIRQLQTTPDISKQLLRSVEDHGTKLRDVLSNTRSLTARTKWVRFDPPVPGLIPAEEGRAGNDLTVYENAMAIIENAGKHELVSIGEMVQVGEVWKLTEMPRPLDSDAAQIQLGGILMQPQLTGSSGAVEPAMSKELESLMKQLQALDESAPTDSDDPGKLGQYNHRRAELIEKIIPIMPTEKERREWILQYASSLDAAVQTGEHPDDLKRLTALQEEVASNDELLADVWFRRLRAEYTVRMQPDDNDQRQAAQEWWMEQLEAYVRKWPQSENSADAVAQLGVGLELMGRIDDAKKWYTVLVKEYPRSEAGVRARGALRRLELTGKKLDLAGRSLTGQEISAAAYRGKVLLVVFWASWGAPYTDDLPKLNDAYAKYRQAGFEILGVNLDSNAAAIEPFLRKHGGNWQNIRDAGGMDGQLAREFGIVLVPTMFLVDREGIVAGGITAENLDSAVQSLLKGQKPESSNRQGSAGLPPLRK, translated from the coding sequence ATGCGTCTTACGCACCACGCGAGAACTTTCGTCACCGTTGCGATGGCATTGATTGCCATGCCGTCGCTGTCATCAGCTCAGCTTCCGACTGCGGAACAGATTCTGAACCAGTTCCGGCCCGTGCATCCGGACGTGGAATACGATACGCCCGACAAGGCGGAGTTTTCCAAGTGCCGCGTGGCTGTCGAACGCGACAACGGCAAGGCGGGATTCGTCGTCTACGGTCCGGCCGGGGAAGTGCTGCGGCGATTCACCGACACCAATGCCGATAACAAGGCGGACCTGTTTCGATACTATCGAATGGGCCTGGAGGTCTATCGCGATATCGACAGCAACAGCAACGAAAAACCGGACCAGCATCGCTGGATGAACTGGGGCGGAACACGGTGGGGAATTGATCGCAACGAAGACGGGAAAGTCGATCAGTGGCGGATCCTTTCGGCTCAGGAAGCCGCCCGTGTTGCCGTCGAGGCCATGATTCAGGCCGATCCGGAATTGCTGAGCACGGTGCTTGTCAATTCTGAGGACATCCGGCAGCTTCAGACGACACCCGATATCAGCAAACAACTGCTTCGATCGGTCGAAGATCACGGCACCAAGCTGCGCGACGTTCTCAGCAACACCCGATCACTGACCGCACGCACGAAATGGGTGCGGTTCGATCCACCGGTGCCGGGCCTGATTCCCGCGGAAGAAGGTCGCGCGGGTAACGATCTGACCGTCTACGAAAACGCGATGGCGATCATCGAAAACGCCGGGAAACATGAGCTGGTCTCCATCGGTGAAATGGTCCAGGTCGGGGAAGTCTGGAAACTGACGGAAATGCCGCGTCCGCTCGATTCGGATGCCGCGCAGATTCAACTGGGCGGCATCCTGATGCAGCCGCAACTGACCGGCTCTTCGGGAGCTGTCGAACCGGCGATGTCGAAAGAGCTGGAATCGCTGATGAAACAGTTGCAGGCGCTGGACGAAAGTGCTCCGACGGATTCGGACGATCCCGGCAAACTGGGACAATACAACCACCGCCGGGCGGAGCTGATCGAAAAGATCATTCCCATCATGCCGACAGAAAAGGAACGAAGGGAGTGGATTCTTCAGTACGCCAGTTCGCTCGATGCCGCCGTTCAGACGGGTGAGCATCCGGACGATCTGAAACGCCTGACGGCACTTCAGGAAGAGGTGGCATCCAACGATGAGCTGCTGGCCGATGTCTGGTTCCGGCGGCTGCGAGCCGAGTACACAGTTCGCATGCAGCCCGACGACAATGATCAGCGGCAGGCGGCTCAGGAATGGTGGATGGAGCAACTTGAAGCGTATGTTCGCAAGTGGCCGCAGTCAGAAAACTCCGCGGACGCCGTCGCTCAACTGGGAGTCGGCCTGGAACTGATGGGCCGCATTGACGACGCGAAAAAATGGTACACCGTCCTGGTCAAGGAATACCCGCGCAGCGAAGCCGGAGTGCGGGCGCGAGGAGCTCTGCGACGTCTGGAACTGACCGGAAAGAAACTCGATTTGGCGGGTCGCTCACTGACCGGACAGGAGATCTCCGCTGCGGCCTACCGCGGCAAGGTTTTGCTGGTGGTCTTCTGGGCGTCCTGGGGAGCGCCCTATACCGACGACCTGCCCAAACTGAACGATGCATATGCGAAGTATCGCCAGGCGGGTTTTGAAATCCTGGGCGTGAATCTGGATTCCAACGCCGCCGCGATTGAACCGTTCCTGCGAAAACATGGCGGCAACTGGCAGAACATTCGCGATGCCGGCGGAATGGATGGTCAGTTGGCTCGTGAGTTTGGCATCGTGCTGGTGCCGACGATGTTCCTGGTGGATCGCGAAGGAATCGTGGCTGGCGGCATCACAGCCGAAAATCTCGATTCCGCAGTCCAGTCACTGCTGAAGGGACAGAAGCCCGAATCCTCGAATCGCCAGGGATCCGCCGGACTTCCGCCGCTGCGAAAATAG
- a CDS encoding mechanosensitive ion channel: protein MVSSILPAHDGGNRLTVNETKRSPRAIGMIVLVTVLAITSEQPLTHAQRAEALISPASQSAQSSAATGPAGQNAQGRNPGTTRPVTGTAGTANPAVASAQPPDPNAAAPVVTPQGQPPAEATPPTEPNPATDLLRRIEQLRTKVADAQLDEIVRTDVEQQLMRAEADIQSAQGERAAADARKKVIDGLPAEKADLEQPAVTTTAFDPSAVSVADLEARRTQKQLELTEARQLPTSPEAASEEMTARKRDLQQQRETVEQSITENDTRLKSLPSDSTSLTDSVARAAAEARNLQLSAQRDALQAAQAEIDTRLALGMPALRARRQQRVVTSLEQELEAIKAALEKRSRDESTKQLQKAQLAVDDLDSIDDPKLRSLVQKRLNYAALNNGLTDETIPQKQSALDRGGESLKRLKVEADRIQQSVREFGLSGTIGRELLDFQQRLPTGEELDREIAELDQEIATLRTELNQYAQDLAAAETMADASEVSEDEDSIRRAEQIQGSIDVIRALQDNTTRLKTIVGELYEQQRSLADFRTAWDEYVSEQALWVRSHEMLSWTDLKLAPREGVAIVDELRRGLPDSASRGGVSLWVVIVPAVVAILLLLAVQERARRALVETGEQARRRTCMSMRPTVKAVLLSFGMAAEWPLLLMFLGNVLRFSSGTHGVFAGLGAAIAQLGIFTLWLNFFRQFLRRDGLAAAHFAWEESVNDRLRHWLRNVIVGISPPLLLLLIVRYCATGEERLERILFTFIMALNSVMLARLLLPVNCPFVRTLLARHRVMHNTRILWIGLLLTMPVALGTLSVIGFHYTAVQLWIRLSSTVVIASLLLVADSFLVRWLRLSHRASRMAMARERAAQREQQQQAESAEESAASLIPPIPADDDGLALFGLQAHSLIRNVCILTLIGCSWAIWFDVLPALKVLDRQELWSVSEQVTISDPASSDPAKTTTVIEKHPVTVGSLILAAFSTIVTIVAVRQLPGLIEIILLSRVKFESGIRYAITTVTRYLVLVAGVMIVFGLLGLRWSQVQWLVAGLSVGLGFGLQEVFANFVSGIIILLERPVRIGDIVTIDGVSGVVSRIQIRATSITDWDRREYIVPNKEFVTGKLLNWTLSDTTNRIVIKVGVAYGSNTDQAREIILQTAKDHPNVLADPPPLTTFENFGDSSLDLVLRAYLPNLENRLNTISELHTEINHRLAAAGISIPFPQRDLHVFMNKTAETPGLTGIVASGTDDSARK, encoded by the coding sequence TTGGTTTCATCAATCCTGCCGGCGCATGACGGCGGCAACAGGCTGACCGTCAACGAAACGAAGCGATCGCCGCGCGCAATTGGCATGATCGTCCTGGTCACGGTGCTGGCGATAACGTCAGAACAACCGCTGACGCATGCACAGCGCGCGGAGGCACTGATTTCTCCCGCCTCACAGTCGGCTCAGAGTTCCGCGGCGACAGGTCCTGCAGGCCAGAACGCACAGGGGCGGAATCCCGGTACAACACGACCTGTCACGGGTACTGCGGGCACGGCAAATCCCGCCGTTGCCAGTGCTCAGCCGCCCGATCCGAACGCTGCGGCACCGGTTGTCACACCGCAGGGGCAGCCTCCCGCGGAAGCGACACCACCGACGGAGCCGAATCCCGCAACGGACCTGTTGCGTCGAATCGAACAACTGAGGACCAAGGTTGCGGACGCTCAGCTTGATGAGATCGTTCGCACGGATGTCGAACAGCAGTTGATGCGGGCTGAGGCGGATATCCAGTCCGCGCAGGGAGAACGAGCCGCGGCCGATGCCAGAAAGAAAGTCATCGACGGACTGCCGGCGGAAAAAGCCGATCTGGAACAACCCGCGGTGACAACGACCGCCTTCGATCCGTCCGCAGTGTCCGTCGCTGATCTGGAAGCCAGGCGAACGCAGAAACAACTCGAACTGACCGAGGCTCGACAGCTTCCCACGTCTCCGGAAGCCGCGTCCGAGGAAATGACGGCTCGCAAGCGTGACCTGCAGCAGCAGCGGGAGACAGTCGAGCAATCGATTACCGAAAACGATACGCGCCTGAAGTCACTTCCCTCCGACAGCACTTCGCTGACTGACTCCGTGGCACGCGCAGCGGCGGAGGCACGCAATCTGCAACTCAGCGCGCAGCGAGACGCACTTCAGGCCGCGCAGGCCGAAATCGACACGCGGCTGGCTCTGGGAATGCCTGCACTTCGCGCGCGGCGGCAGCAGCGCGTCGTGACGAGCCTGGAACAGGAACTGGAAGCCATCAAGGCAGCGCTGGAAAAGCGCAGTCGCGACGAGTCCACGAAACAGCTTCAGAAGGCACAACTGGCCGTCGACGACCTGGACAGCATCGACGATCCGAAGCTTCGAAGTCTGGTGCAGAAACGACTCAACTACGCCGCACTCAACAACGGCCTGACGGACGAGACGATTCCCCAGAAACAATCCGCTCTCGACCGCGGCGGAGAAAGTCTGAAGCGGCTGAAAGTCGAGGCCGACCGGATTCAGCAAAGCGTCCGGGAATTCGGGCTCAGCGGCACGATTGGCCGTGAGCTGCTGGATTTTCAGCAGCGGCTGCCCACAGGAGAAGAGCTGGATCGCGAGATCGCGGAGCTTGACCAGGAAATCGCAACACTGCGGACGGAGCTGAACCAATACGCCCAGGATCTTGCCGCCGCTGAGACCATGGCCGATGCGTCCGAAGTCAGCGAAGACGAGGATTCCATTCGTCGAGCGGAACAGATTCAGGGTTCCATCGACGTGATTCGCGCGCTTCAGGACAACACGACACGACTGAAGACGATTGTCGGAGAACTCTACGAACAACAGCGGTCACTGGCGGATTTCAGAACCGCGTGGGACGAGTATGTCAGCGAACAGGCGCTGTGGGTCCGCAGTCACGAAATGCTTTCCTGGACGGACCTGAAGCTGGCGCCGCGGGAAGGCGTGGCGATCGTGGACGAACTGCGACGCGGCCTGCCGGATTCCGCAAGTCGCGGCGGCGTGTCCCTGTGGGTTGTGATTGTCCCCGCGGTCGTTGCCATTCTGCTGCTGCTGGCCGTTCAGGAACGCGCGCGGCGAGCCCTGGTGGAAACCGGAGAACAGGCACGGCGGCGAACCTGCATGAGCATGCGTCCCACAGTCAAGGCTGTGCTGCTGAGCTTCGGCATGGCGGCGGAATGGCCGTTGCTGCTGATGTTCCTCGGAAATGTGCTGCGGTTCAGCAGCGGAACTCACGGAGTCTTCGCGGGACTCGGCGCTGCCATCGCACAACTGGGAATCTTTACGCTGTGGCTGAACTTCTTCCGCCAGTTTCTGCGCCGCGATGGGCTGGCCGCCGCGCATTTCGCGTGGGAGGAATCTGTCAACGACCGGCTGCGCCACTGGCTGCGAAATGTCATCGTCGGCATTTCTCCTCCGCTGTTGCTGCTGCTGATCGTGCGGTACTGCGCAACGGGAGAAGAACGACTGGAACGGATTCTGTTCACGTTCATCATGGCGCTCAATTCTGTGATGCTGGCCAGACTGCTGCTGCCGGTCAACTGCCCGTTTGTCCGCACTCTGCTGGCGCGGCATCGTGTGATGCACAACACTCGAATTCTGTGGATTGGTCTGCTGCTAACGATGCCCGTCGCGCTGGGTACGTTGTCCGTCATCGGATTTCACTACACCGCCGTGCAGCTCTGGATTCGACTCAGCAGTACCGTCGTGATCGCGTCGCTGCTGCTGGTGGCCGACAGTTTTCTGGTGCGCTGGCTGCGGCTGTCCCACCGGGCGTCGCGGATGGCCATGGCTCGCGAACGCGCCGCTCAGCGCGAACAACAGCAGCAGGCGGAATCCGCGGAAGAATCTGCGGCGTCCCTGATTCCGCCGATTCCTGCCGACGATGACGGACTGGCGTTATTCGGGCTGCAGGCGCATTCACTGATCCGAAATGTCTGCATTCTGACGCTGATCGGGTGTTCCTGGGCCATCTGGTTCGACGTTCTTCCCGCGCTGAAGGTGCTGGACCGACAGGAACTTTGGTCCGTCAGCGAGCAAGTCACGATTTCGGACCCTGCCAGCAGCGATCCCGCGAAGACGACAACAGTCATCGAAAAGCATCCCGTCACCGTCGGCAGCCTCATTCTGGCCGCGTTTTCGACCATCGTCACCATCGTCGCTGTGAGGCAACTGCCAGGCCTGATCGAGATCATCCTGCTGAGCCGCGTAAAGTTTGAATCCGGGATCCGCTACGCCATTACAACCGTAACGCGCTACCTGGTGCTGGTTGCCGGCGTGATGATCGTGTTCGGACTGCTGGGACTGCGCTGGTCGCAGGTGCAGTGGCTGGTGGCGGGGCTTTCCGTCGGCCTGGGATTCGGACTTCAGGAAGTGTTCGCCAACTTTGTTTCCGGAATCATCATCCTGCTGGAACGGCCGGTCCGAATCGGCGACATCGTCACGATTGACGGCGTCAGCGGCGTGGTGTCGCGCATCCAGATTCGAGCTACCTCGATAACGGACTGGGATCGCCGCGAATACATTGTGCCCAACAAGGAATTCGTGACCGGAAAGCTGCTGAACTGGACGCTGAGCGATACGACTAATCGGATCGTCATCAAGGTCGGAGTGGCCTACGGAAGCAACACCGATCAGGCACGGGAAATCATCCTGCAGACCGCAAAAGATCATCCGAACGTCCTTGCCGATCCGCCGCCGCTGACCACGTTCGAAAACTTCGGCGACAGCTCGCTGGACCTGGTTCTTCGAGCCTACCTGCCGAACCTGGAAAACCGCCTGAACACAATTTCCGAACTCCACACGGAAATCAATCACCGCCTGGCCGCCGCGGGGATCTCGATTCCGTTTCCTCAGCGAGATCTGCATGTTTTCATGAACAAAACCGCTGAAACACCGGGTCTGACAGGCATCGTGGCTTCCGGTACCGATGATTCCGCCAGGAAATGA